A genomic region of Zea mays cultivar B73 chromosome 6, Zm-B73-REFERENCE-NAM-5.0, whole genome shotgun sequence contains the following coding sequences:
- the LOC103629617 gene encoding blight-associated protein p12 precursor, giving the protein MAKSAAAAILLAAALLGCLVSASLADQGTATYYTVYTPSACYGNQDEGTLIAAASDALWNGGAACGTMYTVTCVGGTNETPNPCNPGASVTVKIVDRCPSPGCQATLDLSQQAFAIIGNLGAGKIVIDYSQA; this is encoded by the exons ATGGCGAAGTCCGCTGCCGCTGCCATTCTGCTCGCCGCCGCCCTGCTCGGCTGCCTTGTCTCGGCGTCGCTCGCCGACCAGGGCACCGCCACCTACTACACCGTCTACACTC CGTCGGCGTGCTACGGGAACCAGGACGAGGGCACGCTGATCGCGGCGGCGAGCGACGCGCTCTGGAACGGCGGCGCCGCGTGCGGCACCATGTACACGGTCACCTGCGTCGGGGGCACCAACGAGACCCCGAACCCCTGCAACCCCGGCGCCTCCGTCACCGTCAAGATCGTCGACCGCTGCCCGTCGCCCGGCTGCCAGGCCACGCTCGACCTCTCCCAGCAGGCCTTCGCCATCATCGGCAACCTCGGTGCCGGCAAGATCGTCATCGACTACAGCCA ggcgtaa